The sequence below is a genomic window from Acidobacteriota bacterium.
GCCTGCGACCCCGGAATCGTACAGGCGAGAAGTCACGTGCGCCGCTTCGACGCAGTCGCCCGATCCGAACACCGGGATCCCGACGCTCGCGGCAACGCTCCCGATCAACGACCAGTCGGATTCGCCGGTGTACGACTGCGCCGCCGTCCGCCCATGGACGGCCACCGCGCTGGCGCCAGCGTCTTCGACCATCTTCGCCAGCGTCGGCGCGTTGATCTCGCGTTCGTTCCATCCAGCCCGCATCTTCACCGTGACCGGGATGCTCACGGCGTCGGTCATCGCGCGGACGACCGCCGCGGCGTGATCCGGCTCGCGCATCAGACTGCAGCCGGCGTTGTGCTTCGCGATCTTCGGGACCGGACAGCCCATGTTCACGTCGACGATGTCGGCGCCCATGTGCTCGACGATGCGGGCTGCTTCGGCCATGACGGCTGGATCGCCGCCGAACACCTGCACCGCCACCGGCCGCTCTTCCTCGGTGTACTCCGCGTACTCGAGCGTGCGGCCGATCCCGCGCACAAGCCCCTCCGAGCTCACCATCTCGGTGACGACCAGCCCACAGCCGCCTCCGCGTTTGACGAGCCGGCGAAAGGCCGT
It includes:
- the dusB gene encoding tRNA dihydrouridine synthase DusB, whose product is MKIAGIVLEHPVALAPMAGMTDTAFRRLVKRGGGCGLVVTEMVSSEGLVRGIGRTLEYAEYTEEERPVAVQVFGGDPAVMAEAARIVEHMGADIVDVNMGCPVPKIAKHNAGCSLMREPDHAAAVVRAMTDAVSIPVTVKMRAGWNEREINAPTLAKMVEDAGASAVAVHGRTAAQSYTGESDWSLIGSVAASVGIPVFGSGDCVEAAHVTSRLYDSGVAGVLVGRGALRNPWIFSQTAALAAGRSPATVSLRDRGQFLLDYIELLVSERVAEAEGFRHLAPGAGALAPPATGRARWVVNKVRALASWYTKGIDGGAQLRVAINSADSIPALRDIIASFFGAHDDGLVSVVSQISLS